A window of [Clostridium] innocuum genomic DNA:
CATATTCCCAAATGATTCAGGCGGTGATCAATGCTGCTAAGGCGGTACAGGAAGCAGAGTTTCATAAGCAGCTCTCCTATCAGCTGAATATTGAGAATACACGTATTTCAGAGCTGGAAAGCCATGCCGAGGAAATCCGGCATATTCGCCATGACCGCCGCCAGCATGTACAGGTATTGCGGGGATTGCTTGAGCATGAAGATATTCAGAAGGCGCTCGAATATCTTGCGGATTATGAGCAGAGTATGGCAGAAGCTATTAAACCATCACTTTGTGAGAATTTTGTCGCAGATACCTTGTGCAGAAGGTATGCTGCACTGGCTGAGCAGTCAGATATTCACTTGGAAATTACAGTGGCGTTTCCACAGAATACAGGCATTGCCGGCAGCGATATCGCTATCATACTGGGGAATTTGTGGGAAAATGCAATCACTGCTGCCTTGGACTGTACGGATGCAAAACGTTTTATCTGCTTGTGGATACAAACACAGAAGGACAAGGTACTCATACGCATGCAAAATGGCTACGTCGGAGAAATTCATTTTGAAGAAGATAAATTTTATTCTACAAAAAAGGGAAGAATAGATAGAGAAGGCGTCGGCATTCGCAGTATCAGAGCGGTTGCGGAGAAATACGGCGGTCTAGCGGAATTCACGTATACAGATGATACTTTTACAGCCTCAGTAGTGCTGTATATCTCGGCCGAATAGAGGGGATAACTGTTAAGCAACCTTATAGGAATTACTTACATGTATAAGGCATGATAGAATCTTGTGCTGGGCTGGTATTTGAATGATTCTGATAAATGAACGAGCTCGCATAAGTGTTATAGTAAACTAGAAATTTAGATTATATGTTAATGGTGCATAAAGCAAACTCTGGCTTTACTAACATGCTATTGTTCTTATTTAACTTACTCTGTAAGATAAGATGGTTGCTTTACATTGTATTATTGAAATAATATTGACGAATTAAACATAAAGGAAAATATGTGTATGGAAAGGATATGAATATCATGAAATCTAGAAGTAATGTGAGAGTGGCAAGGAAGAATTTGTTGACATATAGTATTGCAATAGGTGTTTGTGTGCTTCTGATGGGTTTCAACAGCCAGGCGGTACAGGGAAAACAAATAGTGTATAATCACCAGGGACAGACTAAACAACTATTGCCAGGTGAACAATTCAATACTGATGGTATAACATATTATGTTAGAAATGAATCGAGTGAGGTCATGGTTTATAGTGGGAGATCCTTAAAAGGGGAAGTGGACATTCCGGAAAGGGTTTATGACTTTTCAAATACAGAATACACGGTAACTTCTATAAAACCAGATGCGTTCAGAAATAATTCTGAAATTTTGCGAGTATCAATACCGGACAGTGTCACAACCATAGGCGATGCGGCCTTTATGGGATGCAACAGGTTGACAAGTATAGATTTGGGAAACGGTCTTCGGGAAATAGGGTCAGAGAGCTTCGCAGATACTGCACTAACTGAAATCATTATCCCAGGGAGTGTTACTTTGATAAAGGATAAGGCATTTAGCTCCTGTGCAGATCTGAAAAAGATAGAGCTGACAGATCATATTAAGGCGATAGGCAATAATGCATTCTTAGATTGCAGCAACTTAAATGATGTCATATTAAAAGTTCTGCAACAATTCGATTACGAATCTGCTGGTAAAATTAATGGAATTCTGATACCGAACCATAAAAGTATCACCTCTATAACAGTTGATGATGATGCGATATTTACAAATCTATCTGACAGCAAAGTAGAAATTATCGGAAGAAATCAAAATGTTTATACTGTAGATGAAGGAAAAACATTATCCTATGCAGAGCCAATGCGATTTCATATCGCTGAAATGAAAGAACATTTGTACACTTTCAACTTATCAGGCATGCTGCCTAAAATACCTGCAGGCCAAACATTTGGGAATATAGAATATACAATTAAAACAGGAGGCACTGCTGGAAATGTGTTAAGTGGTGAAGCAAAGGTGGAAGGAGAAAACCTGTTGTGCCCGGTGAAGGCAGTATCATCGGGAGGCTCACAAGATATTACAATCTCATTTCAGAGTGATCATTATACTATTATTGATGCTGTATTAACTTTAGAAGTCATTCCTGTAAAGCCGTTAACCATAGAAGGAATCAGTATGTATGGTGGTGTCTATAATGGAAAACCATATTCTTATACTGGAAATCCGGTTGTGAAAAACAGTAGTCATAATGTTATGAATGATGTGCAGCTTACGTTCTTATATGAGAGTGAAGATGGCGTCTATTCATCTGAAAAAGCTCCCAAAGATGCAGGTAGTTATATATTAACTATATCTGCATCAGATAAAAGTCTTCAGTATACAGGGACTACACGACTGAAATTTGTTATTGCAAAGAAAACTGTGACGGTGAAAGCTGATAATCAGATTATGACAGTCAATAATAAGCTTCCGGAATTTACTGTAAACTATGAGGGCTTTATAAATAATGATAATGAGAATAATGCAGCTTTGGACAGCATTGCTGTTGCAGAATGTAGGACGAATGGAAATACATTAGGAAATTTTGATATTACTTTTAGCAGAGAAGCAGTTTTAAATGATACAGCGGGTAAAAATTATGAGATTAAAGAATATAAAAATGGGCTACTCACAGTAAAATCAGCTGTAATAAAGCAGGATACAACTAAGATAGAAAAACCGGAAAGTGTAGGTGAGTATCCAAAAACAGGAGATAATAACAATCTGGCTATATGGATGGGATTTCTGTTCGCTTCTGTCGGGCTTATTGGATATATTCATTTAAAACGAACTCACAGTAGAAAAAAATAAAGATAACAGTTTTTTTTAATGATGAAAATTCTTCCAGCCACAGATGAATGAAAAGCTATACCGTTATTCATATGAATGTTATGTTGACAGCTTTTCAGGAGAATTAGAATAATTTCTATCCCGCGTGATACCGAACAAGTGTGTAAGAACGTGCTATAATATAGACGAATGGAAAAAAGGGAAAATACCTGCTTATATCTATTGTTATATAGGCAGGGAATCTTCTTATGTATTTTTCATATGAATAAAAAAGGTGATTGCGTGAAAGAAAAAATGACGAAGGAACAGAAAAAGCAACTGCTCAAAGAAAGGAATACTCCACCGCATTTAAGTATTCTTGAAGAAATTGGCAATGCCATCAGTCATGGTGCAGGAGCTGTCGCGGCTCTGATTGGAATGATATTACTGCTGCTGAAAGCAGACAGTAATGCAAAGATAGCGGCTGCACTCATTTTCGGCGGCAGTATGTTTCTTCTGATGCTGATGAGCTGTCTGTATCATGCGTTTAAAAGTGATTCCAAGGTAAAAAGGCTATGGCGCAGATTTGATTACACTTCCATATATTTTCTGATCAATGGAACGTTTGCCCCAATCTGTCTTGTGTTTGCGAACAGTTCACTGGCTCTGCTTCTGTTTGCGATACAATGGCTCCTGGCACTGGTTGGGATTATTATGATTCTGGTATATGGACCCGGAAAATGGCCGGCACTGCATTATACATTATATTTTGTGATAGGATGGAGCGGTGTGTTTTTTCTTGGGGATATGTATCAGCATAATCAGCCGCTGCTTTGTATGATACTAATGGGAGGAGTGGTCTATACACTCGGAATGATTCCGTTTTCCAAGCACCACAAGGGTGCGCACTTTTTATGGCATCTGTTTGTACTTTCCGGAGCACTTTTGCACTGGATCGGAATTTATTTCTTTTTGTACTGATGGTTTGATTTTTTTTGGCCCTTTTCTTAACAGGCTGCCATTTATGCAGATTTCTTTTGGGGTGCGATGCCGTTGACAGGAATGTTAATTGCCATCCTTGCTATATATGGCGTAATGCATTTTATTAGGTGCTTTCATGAACTGATAATCTATGCAGAATATAAAACCAGTCATCGTGATGACTGGTTTTATGGTAGTGATGGTATTACAAGAGAAGATACTTTGTATGAATTCGCAGCATCCCGTCATAAACAGTTCGAATTTGATTGTGCAGACGGATATAATCATAGCCATCATGCAGCTGCTCAAAAGCGAGCAGCTGACTTCTTATCTATTCTGAAAAACATTTTGATTATCTCTTTCAAAAAACAGCAGTTTTTTTAGGTATGCATGCATTTACTGTAGCTCTCCATCCGTATCGTTTATTTTAATTTTTCTATTACTGATTTCAGAGACTCCATCTCACCAGTGACGTTATTACGGACGTTTAATTTGTTTAAATCGTAAGCTTCGTGCTTTACTTTATTCTGAGCAGGTAAATCAATCTCTCTTAAACCGTCTCCCATATCAAGAAAAGCATATAAATTCTTATCCTTATAGTGTTTCATTAGGGCGAGATAGCATTTTCCTGCCTCTATTTCCATAGTAGGTTCAAATGTCGCATTATAATAGCGATTCTCTCTTTTTTTACGGTATTCCTGTGTTGTTTCATTATAAAATTCAGGATTTCTTATCTGCTCATATTCATTGATGGGAATAAAACCACCTTCCTTTGCATACGTGTAAATGTTATTTTC
This region includes:
- a CDS encoding GHKL domain-containing protein, which encodes MHVVWELIVTFIEVSMTAGFVLYVLQDHLKTGRSNTMLGAAVIVSMISILDTAFSNTISYLLPFDYTTLTGMVWLLIAYAAISYATEEPRDRVLFLLFLSMNVLLLSRSTTLLIYHVISPELLQGEYTWMDIAGYGIPNIFITSGCAYITSRYYQKLRFIHTSSNHLYLVPLFFYFLAAFQINLYPVDEYVFVLFMKVIVILCAFMTYSQMIQAVINAAKAVQEAEFHKQLSYQLNIENTRISELESHAEEIRHIRHDRRQHVQVLRGLLEHEDIQKALEYLADYEQSMAEAIKPSLCENFVADTLCRRYAALAEQSDIHLEITVAFPQNTGIAGSDIAIILGNLWENAITAALDCTDAKRFICLWIQTQKDKVLIRMQNGYVGEIHFEEDKFYSTKKGRIDREGVGIRSIRAVAEKYGGLAEFTYTDDTFTASVVLYISAE
- a CDS encoding leucine-rich repeat domain-containing protein, whose translation is MKSRSNVRVARKNLLTYSIAIGVCVLLMGFNSQAVQGKQIVYNHQGQTKQLLPGEQFNTDGITYYVRNESSEVMVYSGRSLKGEVDIPERVYDFSNTEYTVTSIKPDAFRNNSEILRVSIPDSVTTIGDAAFMGCNRLTSIDLGNGLREIGSESFADTALTEIIIPGSVTLIKDKAFSSCADLKKIELTDHIKAIGNNAFLDCSNLNDVILKVLQQFDYESAGKINGILIPNHKSITSITVDDDAIFTNLSDSKVEIIGRNQNVYTVDEGKTLSYAEPMRFHIAEMKEHLYTFNLSGMLPKIPAGQTFGNIEYTIKTGGTAGNVLSGEAKVEGENLLCPVKAVSSGGSQDITISFQSDHYTIIDAVLTLEVIPVKPLTIEGISMYGGVYNGKPYSYTGNPVVKNSSHNVMNDVQLTFLYESEDGVYSSEKAPKDAGSYILTISASDKSLQYTGTTRLKFVIAKKTVTVKADNQIMTVNNKLPEFTVNYEGFINNDNENNAALDSIAVAECRTNGNTLGNFDITFSREAVLNDTAGKNYEIKEYKNGLLTVKSAVIKQDTTKIEKPESVGEYPKTGDNNNLAIWMGFLFASVGLIGYIHLKRTHSRKK